The Streptomyces sp. A2-16 sequence CAACGCCTACTCCGCCGCCATCACCGAGCTCCACCGGCTCGCCGAGGAACTGGCCGAGAAGACGCCGGCCCGCGCGGGCTCCGGCGCCTACTCCCTCGCCGAGCTCGACTCCGCCGTACAGCAGGCGGCCGCGACCCGCGGACTGCTGCTCGCGGCGCTCAGCCTGCCGACGACGACCCAGAGCGTCTACGACCCGATCACCGGCCTGACGAGCACCAAGAAGGTCTCCTCGAAGGCCGACGCCGAGCAGCGCGACGCGCTCAGTGCCGCCGCCCAGCAGGCCCGGCTGCGCTCCGACGCGGCCCTCGCCGACTTCCAGGACTCGGCGCCCGCGGCGGCGAAGGCGAGCTACGACTCCACGGTCACCGGCCCCGAGGTCAACTCCGCCGACAAGTACCTCGCCGCCCTCACCGACCAGCCCACCTTGTCCAGCGGCGAACTGGGCACCGGCACCACCAGGCTCGACGAGGCGCTCTCCGCCCGTGTCGACCTCATGCGCGGCGCCGAGTCGGCCCTCTTCGAGCGCCGGGTCAAGACGCTGGAGCAGCTGCGCGACGACGACGTCACCGCGCTGGAGCTGCGCGTCGCGATCCTCGGCGCCCTGATGCTGTTGACCGTCGGCATCGCCACCGCCATGGCCCGCACCCTCACCCGCCCCCTGTCCGTGCTGCGCCGCGGCTCCGCCCGGCTCGCCGGGGCCGAGGACCCCACCACCGAGGAAGCGGTCTCCTTCACCGGCCGCAACGACGAGTTCGCCCAGGTCGTCCGTTCCGTCAACGCCCTGCACGCGCACGCCGCGGCGCTCGCCGAGCGGATCACCACCCTGGAGGCCGACCGCAAGCACCTGGTCGGCCAGCGCCAGAAGATGGCGGACGCCCGCGAGCAGCTCAAGGGTGAACTCGCCGACTCCGTCGCCCAGTTGGAGCGGCTGCGCACCACCATCGGCGCCACCTTCGTCAACCTCGCGCTGCGCACCCTCGGCCTCGTCGAGCGGCAGCTCGCCGTCATCGAGAGCCTGGAGGAGCGCGAGCAGGACCCGGAGCGCCTGGCGACCCTCTTCAAGCTCGACCACTTCGCCACGGTCATGCGCCGCCACAGCGAGAACCTCCTGGTGCTGGCCGGCACGGAACACGTGCAGCAGAGCGCCGGGCCCGTCCCGCTCGTCGACGTCGTCCGTGCCGCGGTCAGCGAGATCGAGCGCTACGAGCGCGTCCGCATCGCCGCCCTCCCGCCGCACGCCCATGTGGCGGGCTTCGCCGCGGACGACCTCTCCCACCTGCTGGCCGAACTGATGGAGAACGCCACCTCGTTCTCCCCGCCCGACCTGCCCGTCGAGGTCTCCGGCTGGCTCCTGGAGAGCGGCGAGGTGATGCTCTCCGTCCAGGACGAGGGCATCGGCATGACCGCCGAGCGGATGACCACCCTCAACTCCCGCCTCGCCGAGTTCGATCCCGAGGCCGCCTACGAGTCGTACGACGAGGGCGGCGAGGGTCTCGGCCTCGGCCTGTACGTCGTGGCCCGCCTCGCCCACCGGCACGGTGTGCGCGTGCAGCTGCGCGAGCAGAAGCAGGGGGGTGTGGCCGCGGTGGTGGTCCTGCCCAAGCCGCTGCTCACCGCCGCGCCCGCGTCCGCCGTACCGGCCGCCGGCTCCGGCCCGGTCACCGGCGCGGCTCCCTCCTTCTCCCTCCCCGGCGCCGACGCGGAGGTCAACTCCAACGTCCTGAGCGGCCGTGCGAAGGGCGGCGACCCCCTGGTGGACCTGGCCGAGAAGGCCGTACGCCACGCGGAGGCGGAGTCCCCGGCCGAGAAGGCCGTACGCCACGCGGAGGCGGAGTCCCCGGCCGAGACCACCATGGAACTCCTGGCCCCGGTCCCGGCCCAGGGGGAGCCGGACCCCGTCCACGAGGAGCCGGCGACCCCCGAGCCCGCGATCCCCGAACCCGCAGCCGCCGAACCCGCAGCCGCCGAACCCGCGGCCCCCGAGCCCGCGGCCCCCGACCTCGCAGTCGCCCAACCCGCGACCGCCGAGGCCGAGACCGAGCACACCCGCGCCGACGAGGAGCCCCTGACCGACAAGGGCCTCCCCAAGCGCACCCCCAAGATCACCGCCCCCACCACCCCGGCCCCACGCCGGCGCAACGCGTCCGTGGACGCCGACGCACTCCGTCGCAGGCTCGGCGGTTTCCGCCAGGGGGCGGAGGCCGGCCACCGTGACGTGGAGGCCGAGATCAAGGAACAGACCGGCGAGACCAAGCTGCCGGCCGCACCACAACGCACCGCGTCCGAAGAAGCCACGGGGGGCACAGCCGAGGAGGCAAGCAGTTGACCGCGCCCAGTACCTTCGGTCTGAGTCGTGAGGCCCGCAATCTCCACTTCCTGCTGACCAACCTCGTCGAGGAGGTCCCCGGCGTACAGTCCGTCGCCGTCGTCTCCTCCGACGGCCTGCTCCTGCTCTCCTCCGACGCCGAGCGGAACGCGGAGGCACGCGAGGCCCGGGACGGGAAACCCTCCGGCCCGCGAGGCTCGTCCGCCGACCTCGCGACCATCGTCTCCGGCATCGGCAGCCTCACCCTCGGCGCCGCCAAGCTCATGGACTTCGGCGCCACCAAGCACACCATGATCGCGATGGACGACGGCAGCCTGTTCGTGATGTCGATCAGCGACGGTTCGCTGCTCGGCGTGCACGGCGCCGCGGACTGCGACATGAGCGTGGTGGCGTACCACATGGCACTGTTCGTCGGCCGCGCGGGACACGTCCTGACCCCCGAACTCCGCAGCGAGCTGCGCCAGTCGCTGGAGAACGACGAGACAGGGAGCGCCCGATGACGAACAGGCCCGAGCTCCCGGTCCGCGGCGGCGACCGCAAGGCCGCCCGGGTACGCCCGTACTCGCTCACCGGCGGCCGTACCCGCTTCGGCCACGTCCTGCTCGTGGAGACGTTCGTCGCGGCTCTCGAAGCTCCCGAGGAGCGCAAGGAGCTGACCAACGGCTCGCTGCGCTCCACGGTCATGCCGGAGCTGCGGGCCATCGTCGAACTGTGCCGCCGGATGCGCACGGTGGCCGAGATCGCCGCGCTGCTGAAGATGCCGCTCGGTGTGGTCCGGGTGCTCCTCAGCGACCTCGCGGACCAGGGAAAGATCCGTGTGTACGGCACCGGGACCGGTCACGGTACCGGCCGTCCCGACCGCGCTCTGCTGGAAAGGGTGCTGAATGGACTCCGTCGCCTTTAGCGACACCGCGTTCCAGGACACCGACGACGACCTGAAGTCCTGGCAGACGGACCGCACCCGGGCCCCCATCGCCACCAAGATAGTCGTGGCCGGCGGCTTCGGCGTCGGCAAGACCACCCTCGTCGGCACCGTCTCGGAGATCGAGCCCCTCCAGACGGAGGCGCTGATGACCGAGGCCAGCGAGGAGGTCGACGACCTCACCGGCACCCCGGAGAAGGTCACCACGACCGTGGCCATGGACTACGGCCGCATCACGCTCGACGACGACCTGGTCCTCTACCTCTTCGGCACCCCGGGCCAGGAGCGGTTCTGGTTCATGTGGGACGACCTGGTGCGCGGCGCGATCGGTGCGGTCGTGCTGGCCGACACCCGCCGCCTCAAGGACTCCTTCCCCGCGCTCGACTACTTCGAGAGCTGCGGACTGCCGTACGTCGTCGCGGTCAACCACTTCGACGGCAGCGAGCGGTTCGAGCCCCAGGACGTGCGGGAGGCGCTCAGCGTCCCCCCGCGCATACCTGTCATGATCATGGACGCGCGGCGGAAGATCTCGGTCCTCGAGACCCTCCTGTCCCTCGTCGGCCACGCGCTGGACGAGACGCCCGAGTAGCCCCCCTCAGACGCCCGAGCAGCCCCTTAGGAGCCAGCACCCGCATGCGGAAGATACTCGTCGTCGGAGCCGGCCAGTCCGGACTCCAGCTCGCCCTCGGCCTCCAGTTGCACGGGTACGAGGTCACCCTGATGTCCAACCGGACGGCGGACGAGATCCGTTCCGGCCGGGTCATGTCGACGCAGTGCATGTTCCACACGGCACTCCAGCACGAGCGCGATCTCCAGCTGAACTTCTGGGAGTCCCAGGCCCCGAAGATCGAGGGACTCGGCGTCTCGGTGGCGGCCCCCGGCTCGTTCGACCCGGGGCCCTCGCAGCGCGCGATCGACTGGCTGGGCAGCCTCGACGGGTACGCGCAGTCGGTCGACCAGCGGGTGAAGATGGCCGGCTGGATGGAGACGTTCGCGCAGCGCGGCGGCCAGCTCGTCATCCACGGCGCGGCGGTCGGCGACCTCGACTACTTCTCCCGCACCTACGACCTCGTGCTGGTCTCGGCGGGCAAGGGCGAACTGGTGTCGATGTTCGCCCGCGACCCGGAGCGCTCCCCGTACAGCGAGCCGCAGCGCGCGCTCGCCGTCTCCTACGTCCACGGCCTGGGCCCGCGCCCCGAGCACCCGGACACCGAGGCCGTACGGTGCAACCTCGTCCCCGGCGTCGGCGAACTGTTCGTCATGCCGACGCTCACCACCTCGGGACGCGCCGACATCCTCTTCTGGGAGGGCATACCCGGCGGCCCGCTCGACGTCTTCAACGGCGTGAAGGACCCGGCGGAACACCTCTCCCTGACCCTGGAACTCATGGAGAAGTTCCTGCCCTGGGAGTACGCGCGCGCCACGCACGTCGAACTCACGGACGCCGGCGCCACCCTGGCCGGCCGCTACGCGCCCACCGTGCGCAATCCGATAGGCCGCCTGCCCGGTGGGGGACTGGTCCTGGGCGTGGCCGACGTCGTCGTCGCCAACGACCCGATCACCGGGCAGGGCTCCAACTCCGCGTCCAAGTGCGCGGCTTCCTATCTCGCATCGATCCTCGACCAGGGCGAGAAGGAGTTCGACGAGGAGTGGATGCGGGGGACCTTCGAGCGGTACTGGGCCACGGCCCAGCACGTCACCAAGTGGACCAACGCGATGCTCGGCCCGCCGCCGGAGCACATCCTGAACCTGATCGGCGCGGCGGGACAGCTGCAGCCGGTCGCGGACCGCTTCGCCAACGGCTTCGACGACCCGGCGGACTTCGAGAACTTCTTCTACGACCCGGAGAAGACGGGCGCCTACCTGGCTTCGGTGACCGGGGCCTGACCGTCGTCGGGGGCGGGGAGCGCCGGCGGCTGCGCGTGTGTCGTGGCCGGTCGCCCGGTTCCCCGCGCCCCCGATGGGTCATCCGGACGGACGGCTCCGAGGATCGGGTGGGACGCGATCGGGGAGACCTTCACCTTCTCGCCCGTTCTCGGGGCCTCGATGACGTGCCCCTTGCCCACGTACATCGCCACGTGCGTGGCCTCGGGGAAGTAGATCACCAGGTCGCCCGGGCGCAGGTCCTTCAGGTCGACCCTCGGCAGCCGGGCCCACTGCTCCTGGCTGGTCCTCGGGATCGGGGAGCCGGCATGGGCCCAGGCCTGGGACGTCAGACCCGAGCAGTCGTACGTCCGCGGGCCCTCCGCGCCCCACTCGTACGGCTTCCCGAGCTGGCGCCGGGCGTACTCCAGGGCCTTCTCGCCCTCGGCGGTCGGACCGCGCTCCTCGTCGCCGAGGGCGCCCGAGGTCGTCAGCTCCTGCTGGGCCTTCTCGACGCCCTTCTCCTCGAACTCGGCCAGCCTGGTGAGCTGTTCGGCGGTGAGGGAGGCCAGGAGTTCCTCCACTCCGGTGAGCTTGTCCCGTACGTCGTCCCGGTCCTCCTTCTGCCGGGCGGCGAGGGTGAGCTGGTCGTCCAGGGCCTTGCGGGCCTTGCGGGCGAGCTCGTCCGCGCGGCGCTCGGCGCCGGTCAGGGCGACCACCCGCTGCGCCCGCTCCCGGGCCAACTGGCCGATGACATGGCCCTGTTCGAGAGCGTGCTGGGGATCGTGGGCGAGCAGGAGACGGACGTACGGCGAGATGTCCGTGACGCTCTGGTACTGCTGCCGGGCCAGCCGCCCCGCGGCACCCCGGCTGTCGTGCAGGGAGAGCCGGGCCCGGGAGAGTTCGGTGTCGAGGCGGGTCACCTCGGCCCGCTTCGCCCTCAGTTTCTCCTCGGTGGCGTTGTAGGTCTCGGTGGCCTCCTCGGCCTCCCGGTACAGCCGCTGAAGGTCCGTCAGCAGATCGGCGACGGATCGCTCGCGCGGCTCCGGTTCCGGTACGGCCGCCGCGGGCAGCGGTGCGAGGACGGTGCCGGCCGCCACGGCCGCCGTACACACCAGACGCAGTAGCCTTCCTGACACGTCATCACCTCCCGTGCGGAGCAGCCCCTCTGTTCCGCACGGCGAGCATCGGACGGCGCCGGCGACTTCGCGCGCCGGGTGTGGGCGGTTCGGCGCAACCTCGTCACCCGTCGGTGTCGGACGGCCTGTCGGGCTTGGACCAGGGCCATTTCAGCCCCTCGCCCGACCTGCCCTCGGGGTCGTACTCGTACTTCCACCCCTTCTGGATCCCCAGCCTGGTGTGGCCCCTCGGAACACGGCGGTAGACCAGCACGGAGGGCGGGCCGCCGGCCGCGTCGGGGACGGGGATGCGGTACGTCTTCGGCGGGTGGCCCGTGGGTCCCAGCAGCACGGGCAGCACCCGGCCGTCCATGGGGCCGCCCTCGAAGGGGGTGTCTTCGCTCTTCACGGCACCAGTGTCAGCCATCCGCCGCGAGGGCCGTGACCAGCGCGGCGGTCTGCGGGTCACGGTTCGCGGTCACGGAGAGCACGGCGACGAACTGCTCGACCAGCCAGTCGCGCAGTTCCTCCACGGGGGGCTGCTTGTCCTCGTCGAGCCAGATCAGGGAGGCCGCCTCCACCGCGGTGATCCACATCCGTACGGTCATGCGCAGCCGCAGGCCTGGTTCGCTGACGCCGAGATGTCTGAGGATGTGCTCGGCCGCGGCCCGTCGTACGCCGTCGACGATGGCGGTGGTCCGGGACGTCTCGACGACGCTGCCGCCCTGGAGCAGGGCGCTGAAACCGGCGTCGTGCTCGTCGACGAAGGAGAGATAGCGGTCGAGGGCGCGGGAGAGACGGACGAGGAGGGGCCCCTCCCGGGGCTCGTCGAAGCACTGCTCCAGCTCGTCGGCGGCGGTCCTGAGCGCGGCCTCGTAGAGCTGCTGCTTGCCGCCGGGGAAGTACCGGTAGACGAGGGGCCGGGAGACTCCGGCCGCCTCCGCCACGTCGTCGAGGGAGACGTCCTCGGGGGCGCGGTGCGCGAACAGTCCCAGGGCGGCGTCGAGAAGCTGGGCGCGGCGTTCCTCGACGCTGAGGCGACGGTAGGCGGGGGCGGATGGGGTCATGCCTCGAAGGGTAGTCGGCCGTCCGCGGCGCCGTTGTGGCTGGTCGCGCAGTTCCCGGTGCCCCTGGACGAACTCGGCCGGACCGGCTGAAGGACCGCGGGGAACTGCGCGGCCGGCCCCCGCCGGCCCGCACCCGACATCAGGCCAGCAGCCCCGACGACCTCCACAGCCGCCGCCCGACACCCCTCAGAACACCAATGTCGTCCAGGAAGTCGGTCAACTTCTTCGCCCCGGTCTGCATGACCTCCCGCCGGTGCCCGCTTGCGCGGACCTGCGCCAGCGCCTCCCGCTGGTCCAGGCCCACATTCGTGTAGACCTCCGGATTCACGAAGGCGACCGAGAACACCCGCGCGAACTCCCCGGACGTGACCCGGGTGAACTCCTGCGACCACCGCGGAGCGGTCAGCATCTGGCGCCGCAGCTCCTCACGGGCGTACCGCACATGCCGGGCCTCCTCCACCACGTGGATCCGCGTCACCCCCCGGACCAGCGTCTGCACCCGCTCGTCCGGGAACGTCAGCCGCTGCATCCAGTCGAGGATCTCCTCACCGAGCAGCGTCGCCGTGAAGGATCCCGGTGTCGTGGAGATCGTCTTGAACAGCCGTCCGAGCTGCTGGTGCGCCCGGCTGACCGGATACCAGGGTGTCTCGCCCCGGGAGATCAGCCGCGCGAACATCTTGGAGTGCCGGCACTCGTCCTCGATCTCGGTGAGGGCGTACCGCACATGTGCGCTCGTGGCCGCCTTGTCGTAGATGTGGCGGCACAGCAGCTGCATGAGGATGATCTCGAACCAGATCCCCAGCGAGGCCAGCGCCGCGGCCTCGTGCTGGGAGAGCAGGATCCGCTGCTCCTCGCTCATCCGCTTCCACATCGGGGTGTCGTAGAGCGAGACCAGTTCCGGCGGCCAGAACCACTTGCCCTCCTCGAAGGGCGCGTCCCAGTCGAGTTCCTCGTCGGGGTCGAAGGAGTGCTTCCTGGAGGAGTCGAGCAGTCGCTCGGCCACCTGCTCCCGGTCCTTGAGCAGACCGAGCGCGTCACGCAGCCCTTCGAGCGCGTCGACATCTGTCAGACTCGTCATGGGTCTTATGAGACTGGATGTCAGCAAGACCGTCAATCCCTTGCGCAGGACTTGTTGACCCGGCGTCTACAAAGGGGCAGCCTGCGGGACATGCCGACTTTCGACCTGTACGCCACGGATCCCGGAGACCCCCACTGGCAGGTGCCGGCGACGGGCATGGCCCGCTTCAGCTGGGAGGCCATGTTTGTCGGCCAAGAGAACGGCTCCGGCCGCGACCGCCTGCTCGCCCTCTACCAGAAGGGCAAGGACAAGCAGTGGGACGGGCAGAAGCGCATCGACTGGAGCATCGAGGTCGACCCCCATGACCCCCTCGGCACCCCCGACGAGTCCATCTCCCTCTACGGCACCAAGTACTGGACGAAGTTCACCGACCGGGACAAGGGCGAGCTCCGCAAGCACCTCGCCTCCTGGCAGTTCAGCCAGTTCCTGCACGGCGAGCAGGGCGCGATGGTGTGCGCCGCGCGGATCGTGGAGTCCGTACCCGACCTCGACGCCAAGCTCTACTCGGCGACCCAGGTGATGGACGAGGCGCGGCACGCGGAGATCTACGGCCGCTTCCTCGACGAGAAGATCGGGATGCTGTACCCGATCAACGACAACCTGCGGTCCCTGTTGGGCGACACACTGAGCGACTCCCGCTGGGACATGCCCTACCTCGGCATGCAGGTCCTCATCGAGGGCCTCGCGCTGGCGGCCTTCGGCATGATCCGCGACACCACCGACAAGCCCCTCCCCAAGCAGATCCTCGCCTACGTCATGCAGGACGAGGCCCGGCACGTGGCCTTCGGCCGCATGGCGCTGCGCGACTACTACAAGCAGCTCACCGACGCCGAACTGCGCGAACGCGAGGAGTTCGTCATCGAGGGCTGCCACCTGATGCGCGACCGCCTGCGCGGGGTCGAGGTCCTGGAGAACTTCGGCATCCCGAAGGCGGAGGCCGAGGAGTACGCCGAACGGTCCGAATTCCTCGCCCTGTTCCGCCAGTTGCTCTTCTCCCGGATCGTCCCCTGCGTCAAGGACATCGGCCTGTGGGGCAAACGCCTCCAGCAGGCCTATGTCGACATGGGCGTCTTCGAGATGGGCAACTCCAACCTCGACCTCCTGATGGCCCAGGACGAGGAGATCGCCGAGAAACTGGGCGCCGAGCGGTTCGCGGCGGAGGAGCGGGAGCGCGTCGCCGAGGTCACGTCGGCGATCGAGGCGGGCGGCACCCCTTAGGCCCGGCGTGCGGATCCATGAGCCGTGACCGGTCCGCGGGCGCGGTCGGCCGGTGTCACACGGAGCAGCCGAGGTCGTCGGGGATCTCCAGCGCCGTGACCGGCTCCGCGCCCTGCGCCGGGAAGAGGTTCCGCAAGGTGAAGGCGTACGGGGTCGGGCCGTTGGTGCGCAGGTGCAGCAGGCGGGACTCCGCCTCGGCGACCGTGGGGCGGTGACCGGCCGGGACCCACCACAGGGCCACCATCGCCTCCTGGACCCGCTCGAAGAACTCCCTGCGGCGGGCCAGCATCGCGCGGTGCCGGCCCTGGTACATGTACGCCGTCAGCGCCTCGGCGTCCCGCCACACCGACATGTTGATGATCAGCCACTCGTCGCCGAACACGGCGATGTCCGTCGCGTCGCCGGCGTCGCCCTCCAGCCGCCAGACGAAACCGTCGGCGGCGTCCGCGTCGGCGTTCACGGGATCGAGGTT is a genomic window containing:
- a CDS encoding ATP/GTP-binding protein, giving the protein MDSVAFSDTAFQDTDDDLKSWQTDRTRAPIATKIVVAGGFGVGKTTLVGTVSEIEPLQTEALMTEASEEVDDLTGTPEKVTTTVAMDYGRITLDDDLVLYLFGTPGQERFWFMWDDLVRGAIGAVVLADTRRLKDSFPALDYFESCGLPYVVAVNHFDGSERFEPQDVREALSVPPRIPVMIMDARRKISVLETLLSLVGHALDETPE
- a CDS encoding DUF742 domain-containing protein, with product MTNRPELPVRGGDRKAARVRPYSLTGGRTRFGHVLLVETFVAALEAPEERKELTNGSLRSTVMPELRAIVELCRRMRTVAEIAALLKMPLGVVRVLLSDLADQGKIRVYGTGTGHGTGRPDRALLERVLNGLRRL
- a CDS encoding DUF3291 domain-containing protein, with protein sequence MTEANAYRLAQVNIGRLKAPLDSAQLKDFVDNLDPVNADADAADGFVWRLEGDAGDATDIAVFGDEWLIINMSVWRDAEALTAYMYQGRHRAMLARRREFFERVQEAMVALWWVPAGHRPTVAEAESRLLHLRTNGPTPYAFTLRNLFPAQGAEPVTALEIPDDLGCSV
- a CDS encoding TetR/AcrR family transcriptional regulator; this encodes MTPSAPAYRRLSVEERRAQLLDAALGLFAHRAPEDVSLDDVAEAAGVSRPLVYRYFPGGKQQLYEAALRTAADELEQCFDEPREGPLLVRLSRALDRYLSFVDEHDAGFSALLQGGSVVETSRTTAIVDGVRRAAAEHILRHLGVSEPGLRLRMTVRMWITAVEAASLIWLDEDKQPPVEELRDWLVEQFVAVLSVTANRDPQTAALVTALAADG
- a CDS encoding styrene monooxygenase/indole monooxygenase family protein, with translation MRKILVVGAGQSGLQLALGLQLHGYEVTLMSNRTADEIRSGRVMSTQCMFHTALQHERDLQLNFWESQAPKIEGLGVSVAAPGSFDPGPSQRAIDWLGSLDGYAQSVDQRVKMAGWMETFAQRGGQLVIHGAAVGDLDYFSRTYDLVLVSAGKGELVSMFARDPERSPYSEPQRALAVSYVHGLGPRPEHPDTEAVRCNLVPGVGELFVMPTLTTSGRADILFWEGIPGGPLDVFNGVKDPAEHLSLTLELMEKFLPWEYARATHVELTDAGATLAGRYAPTVRNPIGRLPGGGLVLGVADVVVANDPITGQGSNSASKCAASYLASILDQGEKEFDEEWMRGTFERYWATAQHVTKWTNAMLGPPPEHILNLIGAAGQLQPVADRFANGFDDPADFENFFYDPEKTGAYLASVTGA
- a CDS encoding diiron oxygenase translates to MTSLTDVDALEGLRDALGLLKDREQVAERLLDSSRKHSFDPDEELDWDAPFEEGKWFWPPELVSLYDTPMWKRMSEEQRILLSQHEAAALASLGIWFEIILMQLLCRHIYDKAATSAHVRYALTEIEDECRHSKMFARLISRGETPWYPVSRAHQQLGRLFKTISTTPGSFTATLLGEEILDWMQRLTFPDERVQTLVRGVTRIHVVEEARHVRYAREELRRQMLTAPRWSQEFTRVTSGEFARVFSVAFVNPEVYTNVGLDQREALAQVRASGHRREVMQTGAKKLTDFLDDIGVLRGVGRRLWRSSGLLA
- a CDS encoding NlpC/P60 family protein produces the protein MSGRLLRLVCTAAVAAGTVLAPLPAAAVPEPEPRERSVADLLTDLQRLYREAEEATETYNATEEKLRAKRAEVTRLDTELSRARLSLHDSRGAAGRLARQQYQSVTDISPYVRLLLAHDPQHALEQGHVIGQLARERAQRVVALTGAERRADELARKARKALDDQLTLAARQKEDRDDVRDKLTGVEELLASLTAEQLTRLAEFEEKGVEKAQQELTTSGALGDEERGPTAEGEKALEYARRQLGKPYEWGAEGPRTYDCSGLTSQAWAHAGSPIPRTSQEQWARLPRVDLKDLRPGDLVIYFPEATHVAMYVGKGHVIEAPRTGEKVKVSPIASHPILGAVRPDDPSGARGTGRPATTHAQPPALPAPDDGQAPVTEAR
- a CDS encoding ferritin-like domain-containing protein, encoding MPTFDLYATDPGDPHWQVPATGMARFSWEAMFVGQENGSGRDRLLALYQKGKDKQWDGQKRIDWSIEVDPHDPLGTPDESISLYGTKYWTKFTDRDKGELRKHLASWQFSQFLHGEQGAMVCAARIVESVPDLDAKLYSATQVMDEARHAEIYGRFLDEKIGMLYPINDNLRSLLGDTLSDSRWDMPYLGMQVLIEGLALAAFGMIRDTTDKPLPKQILAYVMQDEARHVAFGRMALRDYYKQLTDAELREREEFVIEGCHLMRDRLRGVEVLENFGIPKAEAEEYAERSEFLALFRQLLFSRIVPCVKDIGLWGKRLQQAYVDMGVFEMGNSNLDLLMAQDEEIAEKLGAERFAAEERERVAEVTSAIEAGGTP
- a CDS encoding roadblock/LC7 domain-containing protein, with translation MTAPSTFGLSREARNLHFLLTNLVEEVPGVQSVAVVSSDGLLLLSSDAERNAEAREARDGKPSGPRGSSADLATIVSGIGSLTLGAAKLMDFGATKHTMIAMDDGSLFVMSISDGSLLGVHGAADCDMSVVAYHMALFVGRAGHVLTPELRSELRQSLENDETGSAR
- a CDS encoding nitrate- and nitrite sensing domain-containing protein, which translates into the protein MQKTRPRRTGKQTASGHGADPTSGAPETPVGKGRPTHVRTRLILAVAVVAAAIAGAGAPSLVTASEDLHDSQNLVTLAEQTQDALDLAHALADERDEVTSYIAAGRPKSKAPGEQSSARVDRQVEELRADTDLSTTLRADLDDIAAVRRSALTGKSTALQAHNAYSAAITELHRLAEELAEKTPARAGSGAYSLAELDSAVQQAAATRGLLLAALSLPTTTQSVYDPITGLTSTKKVSSKADAEQRDALSAAAQQARLRSDAALADFQDSAPAAAKASYDSTVTGPEVNSADKYLAALTDQPTLSSGELGTGTTRLDEALSARVDLMRGAESALFERRVKTLEQLRDDDVTALELRVAILGALMLLTVGIATAMARTLTRPLSVLRRGSARLAGAEDPTTEEAVSFTGRNDEFAQVVRSVNALHAHAAALAERITTLEADRKHLVGQRQKMADAREQLKGELADSVAQLERLRTTIGATFVNLALRTLGLVERQLAVIESLEEREQDPERLATLFKLDHFATVMRRHSENLLVLAGTEHVQQSAGPVPLVDVVRAAVSEIERYERVRIAALPPHAHVAGFAADDLSHLLAELMENATSFSPPDLPVEVSGWLLESGEVMLSVQDEGIGMTAERMTTLNSRLAEFDPEAAYESYDEGGEGLGLGLYVVARLAHRHGVRVQLREQKQGGVAAVVVLPKPLLTAAPASAVPAAGSGPVTGAAPSFSLPGADAEVNSNVLSGRAKGGDPLVDLAEKAVRHAEAESPAEKAVRHAEAESPAETTMELLAPVPAQGEPDPVHEEPATPEPAIPEPAAAEPAAAEPAAPEPAAPDLAVAQPATAEAETEHTRADEEPLTDKGLPKRTPKITAPTTPAPRRRNASVDADALRRRLGGFRQGAEAGHRDVEAEIKEQTGETKLPAAPQRTASEEATGGTAEEASS